TCACCAAAGCACCCTTTCCAGTCTCGAAAGCACCGCCTCCATCTTGCAAAGCACGCGCTCGAAATGTGAAAGGCATCTGGTAGGACACAGGATTTTCCAACCTTTGAGCATCAAGACAATTCTCCTCCACAGATCTTTCATATTGCACCAAACTCCATTATGAAAACATAAACTATTTCTTAGCTTCCAGATAGCCCATAATGCTGCAGCATTAGTCATATTGGCAATAGAGAACTTCTTATTATCTAACCACAGAATAGCAACAGACTCATAACTAGATCCTAACTGTAAATCCACTATCTCAGAGATAGAAAGCCACGTGGAAGAAGCCACAACACACTCAAAAAACAGATGATTTACTGATTCtttttcattgcaaaagagaCATGAAGCATCTTCGAGCTTCATCCTCTTTTCTACATTGTCTCGAGTCAAGGTTTTATTTTTGGACAGCAGCCATAAGAAGAAATGGACTCTAGGGGGCACAAAAATTTTCCAAACCGCCAGCGTGTACACCGGCATGATTCCTCTAAAGTTAAGAACTTTATATAACGACTGCGAAGAATACACACCTGATGAGTTAAACTGCCAAACTAGGGCATCTTCTTGGTCAGATAGGCTAATTGTGGAAGCAATTTGACACAACTCCTCCCATTTTCTCATGAGACTCTCATTGACACACCTTCTAAAAGTGCATTTAAGATCTATTCCATCCAAAGCTCCGCTACAGTACTGGATTTCTCGTTGGCAATGATATATAAATCCCAAAATTGAATTGCAAGACTAGAAGAACCCAACCAATTATCCTCCCAGAATTTCACATTTCTACCATTACCAATAACCTAGCGATAACCCATTTTCGCTACTTTTGCAGCCCATAGCACACTTTTCCAAAAATGAGACACACCAACATCATTACAGGAGAAGATATTAGGATTAGTAGTGTTATATTTGAACTCTATGACCTGCTTCCACATTTTGCCATTGTCACTAATAAACCTTCTTATCCAAGATCCTAACAAGCATATATTTAAATCTCTTAGATCAGGAACTCCTAGCCCCCCATACTCCTTCCTCATACAAACACTCGGCCAATTGGCCAAATGAAAGTTACTTCTATTATCACCAGTGTTCCATAAACAGTGGGCCATATGAGTATTAATCATGTTGATAGCCCATTTAGGAAACTCGAACAAAACAATATATTTACCTATTTGGATTTAAGGATGCCTAGTGCTAGAATATCTACtggaaaccaaaaacaaaatacCCTCTTAACCCTATTGTCCAAAGCTCCCCATCGTGCCCCATGTGTCAACCCAAATGATCACCACCCCTCGCACCTCACTGATTTATTGTTGCATAAATTGCTTCCCACAAGACTATCATGGATAGTTGTGCTACCAAATGGTGATGGATTGCCCTTATGCCTTTTCGGCCTCATCTACAATGTTGTTTGTTTCTTTATGACCCTCATTATCGACAGTTCGACACCATCCCTTAACGCCCATCGACTTTATTTCCACTTTCCCTGCCTCCTAAGCGATCTTCTAATACTATAGCTATTTAACCTTCTCAATGGCTATCACCACCCACGGTCGATAGCACCACCACTGTTATTTGCCTCTCCAGGCTACCAAATAGCCCGGCGAACCCTATATAACCATTTTCGTCTagatatatacataatataGGTGATTTATTTTCAGATGATGAATGAAAAGATAGAGTAGATCAATTCAGACCCCATCCAATTATGACAGGTTGAAAGGGACCAGGTTGGTACAAGAATCAAATCACTTGGACACTGCAATACCAATCAAAGAATGGCAACAAAAACGTCCAACTAATCTTCCTCTTGGAAGCAGACCTACCCCTTTTATTGATCCAATAAACAAACGGTATGACTTAAACCAGAATGATGCGCGAGTACTAGCAAATGAAATTCCAGGTCGTTCTACACATCAACAACTCACTCTACATCTCAtcttaggaaaaaaaaactcaatctCTCATGACTGCATGTACCCAATCTCTCTGGTATGTTCACCAACTGAAAAACCTCATCGTCATCGATCACACCGATAAAGCTTATAGTAACTAAATATGCCATCAGCCATTGGAAATGGTTGCCTTCCTGATAATGGAGGACTCGCTGTTCTTTCTTTCCCCTGCACGCAAAGGGCATCCGACGAACAGCGTTTCAAGATGGTGTTCCTCCAAATAAGGAACCGGGCATCCGTTTCGGTTCAGACCCAGACACACGGATGCAAGAAAGGCGAAGGGTAGCCCGCAGTCCCACACCAACCAGTGCACCATGCCAAGCATTTGCCATCTCTGCCGATGCAACAACACGCACGCCATGTTCGTCGCACTGCCACTCCACGGCACACATTTTTGCCATGTGGAATACGCGATCATCTTTTGGCTGTGATCATGGCCAGCACTCGAGAATCTGCGTAAAACAGAGAGCAACGGGGCAAGTGATCGGCGGCCTTCGCACACGAGGTCAGCTCGTCCGGTCGTCGCCGACACACATTTTCATGTAGAAACAGGCATGGATACATGATACGGCAACAAAGCAGCAGTAACAATGCGTCAAACAAAGCTGGTACAAAACGCAGTTTCGATCTCGCTAGATCTAGAAAAATCTAAATAGAAACAGAGCACAGCGCAGAGAGGAGGCCAAAATGGCGAAACGCTAGATGTTTCCAGGCAAGAACCGGTTCTGCAGGTTAGAGCACCTCGGAGGGTCGTCGGCGCCTCCGGCCAACGGCGCCGCGCCTCCTGTCTCGTCGACGTGGCCGTCAGTCCTTTATCTGCAGCCAGCGGCCGAGCTGCGTCGGGTTGACGACGCCGGGGACGTGGACCCCGCTCGCCATCAGCAGCCAGGACACCTCGTCGTACCGCCTCTTCGGCTCGGGCTCGGCTCGCGcggcgggagccggagccgaAGCCGGGCCGGTTCGGCTCGGCTCGATGCGGCGCCCGAGGAGCGTGCCGTGGGCGAGGAATTCGTGGGCCAGGACGCCGGCCAGGATCTTGTTGTCGCCGCCGCCCCGAGCCGGAGCCGGTTTCGTCGGCTCGGCTTTAGCCGGCGCGGGGACCAGCCCCTGCGCCTGCAGCTCCCGCTCCTTGCGCTTGCCGAGAGCGGCACGCGCCGCCTCCAGCTTCTCGCTGAGCGACATATCGACGGCTCCGCTTCACCACGCGCCACCTCAGCAAAGAGCAGAGCCGTCGAAAAGAAAGAGAGCCTTTTTTTCTCTGtggaggaggaaaaaaaaaaaaggcaaactAGACAATGGACGCAGATGGTctcaacaaacaaaaaaaaaggaaaggatgcAGTGGCGGGGCCCACAAGGGGCAGAACCGTAAATTCACAAGGCGAATACGAGGAGCCCGAGAGAAGCGACGGGCGTTGGGGAGATGAGAGACGGGAGGCAGAAATATTTTCGAGTTATAAGAGGGGGGAGGCCGGGAGGGGCATGAGGAGGGGGCAGCCTCCTATTTATATTGGGCGCATTCAAGAGAACCCCTGGATATCCCCACTAATCACCGAAATGCCACTATGCTTACGCGAGGACGAGGCACGCCCGACATGGCAGGCTCGTTGTTGCCGAAACCCCTGAGGGTATTATAGTAATTGAGGTCGGCGGCGGGGGCCCGCCCTGGTGGAACTCCCACGGGCGTGTACGCGCTGGGTCCCTTCATGGGACCACCCGTCAGTGGCACGGAGGTGGGGACTTTTGGTGTGGGTGTCTGAGTTCCAGGTGTCCGGTGCCTTGGAACCAGCCGAGCATATCTTCGTTTTTTTTAAGAAGACGCGCATATCTATGCATATCACTACTCTGTTTCCTTTCTCTGCATTTCATGAtaatgtttttccttt
This genomic window from Phragmites australis chromosome 7, lpPhrAust1.1, whole genome shotgun sequence contains:
- the LOC133924569 gene encoding uncharacterized protein LOC133924569, with the protein product MSLSEKLEAARAALGKRKERELQAQGLVPAPAKAEPTKPAPARGGGDNKILAGVLAHEFLAHGTLLGRRIEPSRTGPASAPAPAARAEPEPKRRYDEVSWLLMASGVHVPGVVNPTQLGRWLQIKD